In the genome of Mytilus edulis chromosome 3, xbMytEdul2.2, whole genome shotgun sequence, one region contains:
- the LOC139517550 gene encoding leucine-rich repeat protein lrrA-like, with amino-acid sequence MSARRKKKDEKPPPAIGPGSKIISLPDPLKKHVKRVGDTKKVHLKFGNCNYKSLPIEIYNNEELSQLTVRFTAENNRMKRLPKAVSALENLEYIDIENNALTAFPGSVAKLKKLQILKIENNDIKKLPPSIHKATGLNKLFASNNRIRALPKSIGKSTATYVDVSGNLIKSFKKGVYEMTAEINLSDNRLTEMPPATVKKPNIQKMILSNNGISYIPENIDKLQRLTWLDLSNNALQELPAQLGGIKFLHFLDLSNNNIKNLPEEICNLGYALDTLNIGNNEIPLLPHDMAKLKKLRVFHAQNNQVEYLPEGIRELPCLNILDVSHNNLNSMKFAVYLKQLESLNISKNQVEVIPVEIDHMKSLVALDISWNKIRELPDSVGNVKTMKSLNIAGNKLLMLPETLGQEQVLTFLDISNNKLTAIPHDLRKLRNLETFKLNNNEVAAIPRSIDFLYQLRSLNAASNGITELNVPKTLTSLDLSDNPLTINPSDLRSALVVIGDKDHLRNITSLTLCKLGMEEIPPAIFNMRCLKHLDVSENSIRSITDVCKLKSLESVNANQNELTAVPSKIGTMIKLEKLTVSNNGITEFPPSVVKLVSLNHLDMSFNKMSILPDNFGDMNKLILLDLSNNELVNFPKDQIDVFASLLRLNVSKNHIDVMPIEFPYLYRLKALEVGCNDLKSLPNDLDKMKNLELLDISDNIIEVLPERICKMPALKKLDCSDNKITKGFPKAWENMRQKVTITYDNQSSFKSREARERPSDKEAETQVSPKAKKKGLGKKKVSPVGTPPIRVKSKNMKSAPP; translated from the coding sequence ATGAGTGCAAGAAGAAAGAAAAAGGACGAGAAACCGCCTCCTGCTATAGGACCAGGTAGTAAGATCATTTCCTTACCCGATCCTTTGAAGAAGCATGTGAAACGAGTAGGAGATACTAAGAAAGTCCATCTTAAATTTGGTAACTGTAACTACAAGTCATTGCCAATAGAAATTTATAACAATGAAGAACTTAGTCAGCTGACCGTACGCTTTACAGCGGAAAATAATCGCATGAAGAGATTACCGAAGGCAGTTTCAGCGCTCGAAAATCTCGAATACATAGACATTGAAAATAATGCGTTGACTGCTTTTCCGGGCTCCGTAGCCAAATTGAAGAAATTACAAatcttaaaaattgaaaataatgataTCAAGAAATTGCCGCCATCGATACATAAAGCAACAGGACTTAATAAACTATTTGCATCAAACAATAGAATCAGAGCTCTACCAAAAAGTATCGGCAAGTCAACGGCTACATACGTGGATGTTTCTGGTAATCTAATTAAATCGTTTAAAAAGGGTGTGTATGAAATGACGGCAGAGATCAATCTTTCGGACAACAGACTGACAGAAATGCCGCCAGCAACCGTAAAGAAGCCGAATATCCAAAAAATGATTCTCTCTAATAATGGAATATCATACATACCAGAAAACATTGACAAACTTCAGAGGCTGACTTGGCTTGATTTGTCAAACAATGCCCTTCAAGAGCTACCAGCACAATTAGGTGGCATCAAATTCCTACATTTTTTGGATTTGAgcaataataatattaaaaatctacCAGAAGAGATTTGTAACTTAGGATATGCACTAGACACTCTCAATATTGGGAACAACGAGATACCATTACTACCACATGACATGGCTAAACTGAAAAAGTTGCGCGTGTTTCATGCACAAAACAACCAGGTTGAGTACTTACCCGAGGGTATCCGAGAGTTACCGTGTCTTAACATTTTAGACGTTTcacataacaatttaaattcgATGAAATTTGCTGTTTATTTAAAACAGCTTGAATCTTTGAACATTTCTAAGAACCAAGTTGAAGTGATTCCGGTTGAAATCGATCATATGAAATCTTTAGTAGCGCTGGATATTTCTTGGAATAAGATCAGAGAACTTCCAGATTCAGTAGGGAATGTGAAGACAATGAAATCTTTAAATATAGCCGGTAATAAACTTCTGATGTTGCCTGAAACTCTAGGACAAGAACAGGTTCTCACTTTCTTGGATATATCCAACAACAAACTTACAGCCATCCCGCACGATCTGCGCAAACTTAGAAACCTTGAAACGTTTAAACTAAATAACAACGAGGTCGCTGCGATACCAAGATCAATTGACTTTCTATATCAACTACGTTCATTGAATGCTGCAAGCAATGGTATAACAGAGTTGAATGTACCTAAAACTTTGACATCTTTGGACTTGTCAGATAACCCATTGACAATAAATCCATCAGATCTACGTTCAGCTTTAGTTGTCATTGGCGACAAGGATCATTTACGTAATATTACCTCACTTACGTTATGCAAATTAGGCATGGAAGAAATTCCACCAGCGATATTTAACATGAGGTGCCTGAAACATTTGGACGTATCAGAAAACTCAATCAGGAGTATCACAGATGTATGCAAGCTTAAATCTTTGGAATCGGTAAATGCAAACCAAAATGAGTTAACAGCTGTACCCTCAAAGATTGGAACCATGATCAAACTGGAAAAACTAACTGTATCAAACAATGGTATTACGGAATTCCCGCCCTCTGTTGTAAAACTCGTGTCGTTGAATCATTTAGACATGTCTTTCAACAAGATGAGCATACTGCCGGATAATTTTGGCGACATGAACAAATTGATTTTGCTTGATTTGTCAAACAATGAGTTGGTgaattttccaaaagaccaaattGATGTTTTTGCGTCACTGTTAAGACTCAATGTTTCAAAGAATCACATAGATGTTATGCCTATTGAGTTTCCGTACCTATACCGACTAAAAGCCCTTGAAGTTGGATGTAATGATTTGAAATCATTACCAAATGATTTGgataaaatgaaaaatcttgaacTTTTAGACATTTCGGATAACATTATCGAAGTTTTACCAGAGAGAATATGCAAGATGCCAGCTCTTAAGAAACTGGATTGCTCGGACAATAAGATAACTAAAGGATTTCCAAAAGCGTGGGAAAATATGCGTCAGAAAGTCACCATCACATATGATAACCAGTCATCATTCAAATCTCGGGAAGCAAGAGAAAGACCATCGGATAAGGAGGCAGAAACACAGGTCAGTCCGAAAGCAAAGAAGAAAGGTTTGGGGAAAAAGAAAGTCAGTCCTGTTGGTACTCCACCTATAAGAGTGAAATCTAAAAACATGAAGTCAGCACCTCCTTAA